A region of Necator americanus strain Aroian chromosome I, whole genome shotgun sequence DNA encodes the following proteins:
- a CDS encoding hypothetical protein (NECATOR_CHRI.G1515.T1) — MADVKSKPFSDEKRWVVIYPTYINSKRTTVQGRKIPKQLAVENPTSTEIRDVLAATGLNPVLERGKLHPREQDREPENRGRVRVQLKNDDGTAFNKDYPTRAALLKYVASMIPKLKTRQPGYVATAAGAGSSTAKKIKKKK; from the exons ATGGCAGATGTCAAATCGAAGCCGTTTTCCGACGAGAAGCGATGGGTCGTGATCTATCCTACCTATATTAACAGCAAAAGGACAACGGTACAAGGTCGAAAAATCCCCAAACAATTG GCAGTTGAAAACCCAACATCTACTGAAATTCGCGATGTTTTAGCGGCCACTGGATTGAACCCGGTTTTAGAA CGCGGTAAACTCCATCCAAGAGAGCAAGATCGAGAGCCTGAAAATCGCGGTCGAGTTCGAGTCCAGTTAAAAAACGATGATGGAACTGCATTTAACAAAGATTACCCGACTA GGGCGGCATTGCTAAAATACGTAGCCAGCATGATTCCTAAGCTGAAAACACGACAACCAGGGTATGTGGCCACAGCTGCTGGTGCAGGTTCTTCCACCGCTAAAAagattaagaagaagaaatag
- a CDS encoding hypothetical protein (NECATOR_CHRI.G1516.T1) has protein sequence MIWTCFVVMAMGVLLEFVRYVRWRFELQSRKDIQLYTSYLSRLFSFSHFLQTSCFAVQLVLSYLLMLIFMTFSVWLGLSVCIGAEALSKEQNNKGWKMMMKMYFHFRMQEPILFREWMATNMTGYVFSCIGVAIIASLYEVIKFLRSGLERRVNKQDLCGCDSETAALHGEKVAMGMPCGTTPENRKTELPFLPSNLKRATHIASSSIYFVQMFIAYSLMMISMTYNVPIFISMIIGHVLAFFLLGPLISVQEYDRLGDCCG, from the exons ATGATTTGGACCTGCTTCGTAGTCATGGCTATGGGCGTACTGCTTGAGTTCGTCAGATACGTACGCTGGCGCTTTGAGCTACAGTCTCGAAAAGACATCCAGTTATACACTAG TTATCTGTCacgtcttttttccttctcacatTTCCTTCAAACTAGTTGTTTCGCCGTACAGTTGGTGCTTAGTTATCTGCTGATGCTAATATTCATGACTTTTTCCGTATGGCTTGGATTATCCGTCTGTATAGGAGCCG AGGCTCTCAGCaaggaacaaaacaacaaaggttggaaaatgatgatgaaaatgTACTTCCACTTTCGAATGCAGGAGCCAATATTATTTCGGGAATGGATGGCAACAAACATGACAG GATATGTTTTTTCATGCATTGGTGTTGCTATAATAGCTAGTCTCTATGAAGTGATAAAATTCCTAAGATCTGGACTAGAAAGAAGAGTTAACAAACAAGAT TTATGTGGTTGTGACTCGGAAACAGCCGCTTTGCATGGAGAAAAAGTTGCCATGGGGATGCCATGTGGTACAACAccagaaaataggaaaaccGAGTTACC CTTCCTGCCATCAAACCTGAAGCGTGCAACACACATTGCCTCGTCTTCCATCTATTTTGTACAAATGTTCATCGCCTACTCGTTGATGATGATTTCGATGACATATAACGTTCCAATATTTATAAGTATGATTATAG GTCACGTTCTTGCCTTCTTCTTGTTAGGACCGCTCATTTCCGTTCAAGAATATGACAGACTAGGTGACTGCTGTGGCTAA
- a CDS encoding hypothetical protein (NECATOR_CHRI.G1516.T3), with amino-acid sequence MQEPILFREWMATNMTGYVFSCIGVAIIASLYEVIKFLRSGLERRVNKQDLCGCDSETAALHGEKVAMGMPCGTTPENRKTELPFLPSNLKRATHIASSSIYFVQMFIAYSLMMISMTYNVPIFISMIIGHVLAFFLLGPLISVQEYDRLGDCCG; translated from the exons ATGCAGGAGCCAATATTATTTCGGGAATGGATGGCAACAAACATGACAG GATATGTTTTTTCATGCATTGGTGTTGCTATAATAGCTAGTCTCTATGAAGTGATAAAATTCCTAAGATCTGGACTAGAAAGAAGAGTTAACAAACAAGAT TTATGTGGTTGTGACTCGGAAACAGCCGCTTTGCATGGAGAAAAAGTTGCCATGGGGATGCCATGTGGTACAACAccagaaaataggaaaaccGAGTTACC CTTCCTGCCATCAAACCTGAAGCGTGCAACACACATTGCCTCGTCTTCCATCTATTTTGTACAAATGTTCATCGCCTACTCGTTGATGATGATTTCGATGACATATAACGTTCCAATATTTATAAGTATGATTATAG GTCACGTTCTTGCCTTCTTCTTGTTAGGACCGCTCATTTCCGTTCAAGAATATGACAGACTAGGTGACTGCTGTGGCTAA
- a CDS encoding hypothetical protein (NECATOR_CHRI.G1516.T2) has translation MNMETTIAPRVSSDIPLSTTHHHMEMKPMWMWFHTTINDVVLFESWTITTPGGMIWTCFVVMAMGVLLEFVRYVRWRFELQSRKDIQLYTSYLSRLFSFSHFLQTSCFAVQLVLSYLLMLIFMTFSVWLGLSVCIGAGIGFLLFGSRQGKQSTSAAVTDRCC, from the exons ATGAACATGGAGACCACCATCGCACCACGAGTCTCCTCGGACATCCCTCTGAGCACTACACATCATCATATGGAGATGAAACCAATGTGGATGTGGTTTCATACAACCATCAATGACGTCGTTCTTTTTGAGTCGTGGACAATCACTACGCCTGGAG GAATGATTTGGACCTGCTTCGTAGTCATGGCTATGGGCGTACTGCTTGAGTTCGTCAGATACGTACGCTGGCGCTTTGAGCTACAGTCTCGAAAAGACATCCAGTTATACACTAG TTATCTGTCacgtcttttttccttctcacatTTCCTTCAAACTAGTTGTTTCGCCGTACAGTTGGTGCTTAGTTATCTGCTGATGCTAATATTCATGACTTTTTCCGTATGGCTTGGATTATCCGTCTGTATAGGAGCCG gaattggCTTCCTCCTCTTCGGTTCACGACAAGGAAAACAGTCCACATCTGCGGCAGTCACTGATCGATGTTGTTAA
- a CDS encoding hypothetical protein (NECATOR_CHRI.G1515.T2), with translation MADVKSKPFSDEKRWVVIYPTYINSKRTTVQGRKIPKQLAVENPTSTEIRDVLAATGLNPVLERGKLHPREQDREPENRGRVRVQLKNDDGTAFNKDYPTRAALLKYVASMIPKLKTRQPGNRGLYPFKDRR, from the exons ATGGCAGATGTCAAATCGAAGCCGTTTTCCGACGAGAAGCGATGGGTCGTGATCTATCCTACCTATATTAACAGCAAAAGGACAACGGTACAAGGTCGAAAAATCCCCAAACAATTG GCAGTTGAAAACCCAACATCTACTGAAATTCGCGATGTTTTAGCGGCCACTGGATTGAACCCGGTTTTAGAA CGCGGTAAACTCCATCCAAGAGAGCAAGATCGAGAGCCTGAAAATCGCGGTCGAGTTCGAGTCCAGTTAAAAAACGATGATGGAACTGCATTTAACAAAGATTACCCGACTA GGGCGGCATTGCTAAAATACGTAGCCAGCATGATTCCTAAGCTGAAAACACGACAACCAGG TAATAGAG GTCTTTACCCCTTCAAGGACAGGCGATGA